One window from the genome of Megalobrama amblycephala isolate DHTTF-2021 linkage group LG4, ASM1881202v1, whole genome shotgun sequence encodes:
- the ch25hl3 gene encoding cholesterol 25-hydroxylase-like protein, whose amino-acid sequence MIVLVLLIFGCDSFLQWVWDFMYEKRHVLLMSPHWSVCAAFSTHLIFSAPFMLLDVFSTHVEWIHKYSIRREVVGVHQWFRCASRILWKYMVGVLPLTVLFLSVRRMHFPERAPSSFHAFRECVSCMLIFDTLFFMFHYTIHKMPWLFHNIHRIHHLNRDTFALAAQDSSISELLFLQTLAFISAMLVGCHPFSEILFHLVNTWMAVEDHCGYDFPWALHRLLPFFGGAPHHLAHHQHFKGNFAPYFRHWDYIFGTLLPIPVNEGDN is encoded by the exons ATGATTGTTCTCGTCTTACTAATCTTCGGATGCGATTCATTTCTGCAGTGGGTTTGGGATTTCATGTATGAGAAGCGTCATGTGCTCCTCATGTCACCCCACTGGAGCGTGTGCGCAGCTTTCAGCACTCATCTAATCTTCTCTGCTCCCTTCATGCTTCTGGATGTGTTCAGTACACACGTGGAATGGATTCATAAGTACAGTATACGCCGTGAAGTCGTTGGCGTGCATCAGTGGTTTCGATGTGCTTCTCGAATTttatggaaatatatggttgGCGTTTTACCGTTAACCGTTTTATTTTTGTCAGTACGGCGCATGCATTTCCCAGAAAGAGCACCGTCTTCATTCCATGCATTCAGGGAATGTGTCTCATGCATGCTCATTTTCGATACGCTGTTCTTCATGTTTCATTACACCATTCACAA AATGCCCTGGCTGTTCCACAACATCCACCGCATTCACCATCTGAACAGAGACACTTTTGCTCTGGCAGCTCAAGACTCCAGTATTTCTGAACTGCTGTTTCTACAAACCCTTGCATTTATCAGTGCCATGCTGGTGGGCTGCCACCCATTTAGTGAAATCCTTTTCCATCTGGTTAACACCTGGATGGCAGTGGAGGACCACTGTGGATATGACTTTCCTTGGGCACTGCATCGGTTGCTGCCATTCTTTGGTGGGGCGCCACACCACCTGGCCCACCATCAGCACTTTAAAGGGAACTTCGCCCCCTACTTCAGACACTGGGATTACATCTTTGGGACCTTATTGCCCATTCCAGTAAATGAAGGAGACAATTAG